In one window of Posidoniimonas corsicana DNA:
- a CDS encoding helix-turn-helix domain-containing protein: MPPLLSSQGVAERLGVSRSHVSRLISTGVLPAKDIAVPGARRPTYRVDPVALDAYLDRSAYQPQGRPPALKRRRRCVDQGCKDFFPRA; the protein is encoded by the coding sequence ATGCCCCCACTTCTCTCTTCCCAAGGCGTCGCCGAACGCCTCGGCGTGAGTCGCTCTCACGTCTCGCGTCTGATTTCGACAGGCGTGTTGCCCGCCAAGGACATCGCGGTCCCCGGCGCCCGTCGTCCGACCTACCGTGTTGACCCGGTGGCCCTGGACGCGTACCTAGACCGGTCCGCGTACCAGCCTCAAGGCAGGCCGCCGGCGCTCAAGAGGCGTCGTCGGTGCGTCGACCAGGGCTGCAAGGACTTCTTTCCGCGCGCCTAA
- a CDS encoding 2-oxoglutarate dehydrogenase E1 component, with protein MPEPGAESNTLVQRNRTAVSNHPPFPPTSIFNPPVLAARDHGSARLQHGVDRLVADYRDRGHLAAKLDPLGLSERGGDLFQLGEYGLSTDDDSESVLLSTAGRQAPTSVQLGELRQRLTDTYCQWVGYEYSHLRDADARAWLQNRIENQQGADAPAELQRRVLTQLSRAVTFERFVRKKYLGSKTFSLEGAETLITLLDLALDNAAGHGVAEVVIGMAHRGRLNVLANIVGKPPEEIFREFEDQHPDWWRGRGDVKYHLGASGEWTGSNGADVHISLCFNPSHLEFINPIALGRIRAKQDRVGDADRTRGVTVLIHGDAGFAGEGIVQETLNLTGLDDYRTGGTLHVVVNNQLGFTTGPSEGRSTEYATDIARAYDIPVFHVNGDQPLAVASVVRLAMEFRARFQRDVVVDLYCYRRWGHNEADEPTFTQPVMYDAVESRDSIYDAYRDRLVETGVVTRAEADQHAEQTRAELEEHYQAAQQKTAQPHEPPLGGVWQDYRGGAADDDECETAVDAGQLKELIEKITTFPDGFHLHPKLQRSVQQRKLIAEQEAPVDWATAESLAIASLATEGAPVRLSGQDSGRGTFSHRHALLHDAEDGRRINIFSNLADQQGEVQIINSPLCEGASLGFEYGYSLDYPGALVVWEAQFGDFANAGQVIIDQFISSAEDKWRRLSGLVLLLPHGFEGQGPEHSSARLERFLTLAAEDNIQVACPTTPAQYFHLLRRQVERPWRKPLVVLTHKSLLRHPRMASSLDELSGGGFRPILADDRPAASETSRILMSSGKMAYDLLEAREERGRSDVAIVRVEQFYPLSDAQLADTLRPYEDGARVVWVQEEPENMGAWPYWRQRCCDRIADRFPFSCVSRESSASPATGSSAAHKDEQQELIEQAFNT; from the coding sequence ATGCCGGAGCCTGGAGCTGAATCAAACACGCTTGTGCAAAGGAACCGGACGGCCGTTTCTAACCATCCGCCGTTCCCACCGACCAGCATCTTTAACCCCCCCGTTCTCGCAGCACGCGATCACGGCAGCGCTCGGCTGCAGCATGGCGTCGACCGGCTGGTCGCAGACTACCGTGACCGGGGGCACCTCGCGGCCAAGCTCGACCCGCTCGGGCTGTCGGAGCGCGGCGGCGACCTATTCCAGCTAGGTGAGTACGGGCTGAGCACCGACGACGACAGCGAGAGCGTTCTGCTCTCCACCGCTGGCCGCCAGGCGCCCACGAGCGTCCAGCTGGGAGAGCTGCGGCAGCGGCTCACCGATACCTACTGCCAATGGGTAGGCTACGAGTACTCCCACCTGCGCGACGCCGATGCGCGGGCGTGGCTGCAGAATCGGATCGAGAACCAGCAGGGAGCCGACGCCCCGGCGGAGCTTCAGCGGCGGGTCCTCACGCAACTGAGCCGCGCCGTTACTTTCGAGCGATTTGTCCGCAAGAAGTACCTGGGGTCCAAGACTTTCTCCCTCGAAGGCGCCGAGACGCTGATCACGCTGCTCGACCTGGCGCTCGACAACGCGGCGGGCCACGGCGTCGCGGAGGTGGTGATCGGCATGGCCCACCGCGGCCGCCTGAATGTGCTCGCGAACATCGTGGGCAAGCCCCCCGAGGAGATCTTCCGAGAGTTCGAGGACCAGCACCCCGATTGGTGGCGGGGACGTGGCGACGTCAAGTACCACCTCGGCGCGAGCGGCGAGTGGACCGGCTCGAACGGCGCCGACGTGCACATCTCGCTTTGCTTCAACCCGAGCCACCTGGAGTTCATTAACCCGATCGCCTTGGGCCGGATCCGCGCGAAGCAGGATCGCGTAGGCGACGCCGATAGGACACGCGGCGTGACGGTCCTAATCCATGGCGACGCCGGCTTTGCCGGCGAGGGCATCGTGCAGGAGACCCTCAACCTGACCGGGCTCGACGACTACCGCACCGGCGGAACGCTGCACGTGGTTGTCAACAACCAGCTGGGGTTCACCACCGGGCCGTCGGAGGGTCGGTCCACCGAGTACGCCACCGACATCGCCAGGGCGTACGATATCCCGGTCTTCCACGTCAATGGAGACCAACCCCTCGCCGTGGCCAGCGTCGTGCGGCTGGCGATGGAGTTCCGCGCCCGCTTCCAGCGCGACGTTGTCGTCGACCTGTACTGCTACCGCCGCTGGGGGCACAACGAGGCAGACGAGCCAACCTTCACCCAGCCGGTCATGTACGACGCGGTCGAGAGCCGCGACTCGATCTACGACGCGTACCGTGATCGGCTCGTCGAAACCGGCGTTGTGACGCGCGCCGAGGCCGATCAGCACGCCGAGCAGACGCGTGCTGAGCTCGAGGAGCACTACCAGGCTGCTCAGCAGAAGACCGCCCAACCGCACGAGCCTCCCCTCGGCGGCGTTTGGCAGGACTACCGCGGCGGCGCCGCGGATGACGACGAATGCGAAACCGCCGTTGACGCCGGGCAACTGAAGGAGCTGATAGAGAAGATCACGACGTTCCCGGACGGGTTCCACCTGCACCCCAAGCTCCAACGCAGCGTCCAGCAAAGGAAACTCATCGCCGAGCAGGAGGCGCCCGTCGATTGGGCGACCGCAGAATCGCTCGCTATCGCGTCCCTCGCGACCGAAGGGGCGCCGGTGCGGCTGTCGGGGCAAGACTCGGGGCGAGGAACGTTCAGCCATCGCCACGCGCTGCTCCACGACGCGGAGGACGGACGCCGGATCAACATCTTCTCGAACCTCGCCGACCAACAGGGCGAGGTGCAGATCATCAACAGCCCGCTCTGCGAGGGCGCCTCGCTGGGATTCGAGTACGGCTACTCCCTCGACTACCCCGGCGCCCTGGTGGTGTGGGAGGCTCAGTTCGGCGACTTCGCCAATGCCGGACAGGTGATCATTGATCAGTTCATCTCCAGCGCGGAAGACAAGTGGCGGCGGCTAAGCGGCCTGGTGCTGCTGCTGCCGCACGGCTTTGAAGGGCAGGGGCCTGAGCACTCAAGCGCGAGACTCGAACGGTTCCTCACTCTAGCCGCCGAAGACAACATCCAGGTCGCCTGCCCGACCACGCCGGCCCAATACTTCCACCTGCTCCGCCGTCAAGTGGAGCGTCCGTGGCGGAAACCCCTGGTGGTGCTGACCCACAAGAGCCTGCTGCGTCACCCACGCATGGCGTCGAGCCTGGACGAGCTGAGCGGCGGCGGGTTCCGCCCCATCCTGGCCGACGACCGGCCCGCCGCGTCGGAGACGTCCCGGATCCTGATGTCCAGCGGGAAGATGGCCTACGACCTGTTGGAGGCGCGGGAAGAACGCGGGCGTTCCGACGTCGCGATCGTGCGGGTCGAGCAGTTCTACCCGCTCAGCGACGCCCAGCTCGCCGACACGCTCCGCCCATATGAGGACGGCGCCCGCGTGGTTTGGGTTCAGGAGGAGCCCGAGAACATGGGGGCCTGGCCGTACTGGAGGCAGCGGTGCTGTGATCGCATTGCTGACCGATTTCCGTTCTCGTGCGTCTCCCGCGAGAGCTCCGCGAGCCCCGCGACCGGCTCCTCGGCCGCGCACAAAGACGAACAGCAAGAACTAATCGAACAGGCCTTTAACACCTAG
- the odhB gene encoding 2-oxoglutarate dehydrogenase complex dihydrolipoyllysine-residue succinyltransferase: protein MSIELRIPEVGESIREVQIGAWLHKEGDSVQADEGLVELESEKASLELPAPRAGVLTKILKQEGESVGVGEVVGYLEEGREDGDSEQGPSATEGEERDDREAAPANHETEKGEGPSAEAPAPPSKEGATAKAFATPSARRELRRHGLELEDIEASGPRIRGEDVRQWVKEHENHRPAGDDRPRNPPGPEDHRPLQQAAREELVRMSPIRRRIADRLVQAQHQAALLTTFNEIDMSAVKDLRKAHGERFQHKHGVKLGYMSFFVKALVDALKLIPELNAEIRGDEIAYRNYHHIGVAIGGEKGLVVPVIRHAERLSFAQIEHAIGDFANRANSGDLSPDELTGGTFTISNGGVYGSLLSTPIVNPPQSGVLGMHAIEDRPIARNGEVIIRPMMYVALTYDHRIVDGRESVTFLRRIKEAIEDPARMLIEV from the coding sequence ATGAGCATTGAACTCAGAATCCCCGAAGTGGGCGAATCGATCCGCGAGGTCCAGATTGGGGCGTGGCTTCACAAGGAAGGCGACTCCGTGCAGGCGGACGAGGGGCTGGTCGAGCTTGAATCCGAGAAGGCATCGCTCGAACTCCCTGCGCCGCGGGCCGGAGTGCTCACTAAGATCCTCAAGCAGGAGGGCGAGTCGGTCGGCGTCGGCGAGGTCGTAGGCTATTTGGAAGAGGGGAGGGAGGACGGAGATAGCGAGCAAGGTCCCAGCGCGACTGAGGGGGAGGAGCGTGACGACCGGGAGGCGGCGCCCGCCAATCATGAAACGGAGAAAGGCGAAGGCCCCAGCGCTGAAGCACCGGCGCCGCCATCCAAGGAGGGGGCGACGGCCAAGGCGTTCGCCACGCCATCGGCGCGTCGCGAGCTGCGTCGGCACGGCCTCGAACTAGAAGACATCGAGGCTTCGGGGCCGCGCATCCGGGGAGAAGATGTTCGGCAGTGGGTGAAGGAGCACGAGAACCACCGGCCGGCTGGAGACGACCGCCCGCGCAACCCGCCCGGCCCAGAGGACCACCGTCCGCTGCAACAGGCCGCCCGAGAGGAGCTCGTGCGGATGAGTCCCATCCGGCGGAGAATTGCCGACCGGCTGGTGCAGGCCCAGCATCAGGCCGCACTGCTGACCACCTTCAACGAGATCGACATGTCCGCGGTGAAGGACCTCCGCAAGGCCCACGGCGAGCGGTTCCAGCACAAGCACGGGGTCAAGCTGGGTTACATGTCCTTCTTCGTCAAAGCGCTTGTGGATGCACTGAAGCTAATCCCCGAACTCAACGCCGAGATCCGCGGCGACGAGATTGCCTACCGCAACTACCACCACATCGGTGTTGCAATCGGGGGCGAGAAGGGGCTCGTCGTCCCAGTGATTCGGCACGCCGAACGGCTCAGCTTCGCCCAGATTGAGCACGCCATCGGCGACTTCGCCAATCGGGCGAATTCGGGGGATCTCTCGCCCGACGAACTCACCGGCGGCACCTTCACCATCTCCAACGGCGGGGTGTACGGCTCGCTGCTGTCGACCCCGATTGTGAACCCGCCCCAGAGCGGGGTGCTCGGCATGCACGCCATCGAGGACCGGCCGATCGCCCGCAACGGCGAGGTGATCATCCGGCCGATGATGTACGTCGCCTTGACCTATGATCACCGCATCGTCGACGGCCGCGAATCGGTCACCTTCCTCCGCCGGATCAAAGAGGCAATCGAGGATCCCGCAAGGATGCTGATCGAAGTGTAG
- a CDS encoding Gfo/Idh/MocA family protein, with the protein MPGGNLGFVDDCLDNFHSNTYLAAIRGELAGRGWSVAGATALQMPEGVQWAERNSLVYYDSVDQLASNVDAIAILAPSTPATHWRLCKMVLPHGKPTFVDKTFAINCSEAQQIFDLADQHGAAIQSTSALRSTNVQAYCRESGERIRSITVWAGGDTFAEYGVHPIELAVSSLDETPSRMAVISGSPWTTILLEFSRGRTATIHFNASEHLPFEVLVESLAEKRLLRVDDSVLFVNAARCILDFFDAGRALVPREQTMAIMRVLDATRAPEAASTWLDLEPHSG; encoded by the coding sequence ATGCCTGGGGGAAACCTCGGTTTCGTCGATGACTGCCTGGATAACTTCCATTCTAATACCTATCTGGCCGCCATCCGCGGAGAACTGGCGGGCCGGGGCTGGAGCGTGGCAGGCGCTACCGCACTACAGATGCCCGAAGGCGTCCAATGGGCCGAGCGCAACAGCTTGGTGTACTACGACAGCGTTGACCAACTCGCATCCAATGTCGACGCGATTGCAATCCTGGCGCCCTCTACACCCGCCACCCACTGGCGTCTGTGCAAGATGGTGTTGCCGCACGGAAAGCCAACGTTCGTCGACAAGACTTTCGCCATCAACTGCTCCGAGGCCCAGCAGATCTTCGACCTCGCCGACCAACACGGCGCCGCGATTCAGTCGACGTCGGCACTGCGTTCGACCAATGTTCAGGCGTACTGCAGAGAATCCGGCGAGCGAATACGATCGATCACGGTGTGGGCCGGCGGCGACACCTTCGCCGAGTACGGAGTGCACCCAATTGAGCTGGCGGTGAGCAGCCTCGACGAGACGCCCAGCCGGATGGCAGTCATCAGCGGCAGCCCGTGGACGACGATCCTGCTCGAGTTCTCTCGGGGCCGCACCGCGACCATTCACTTCAACGCCAGCGAGCACCTGCCTTTCGAGGTGCTCGTTGAGTCCTTAGCAGAGAAGCGGTTACTCAGGGTCGACGACTCGGTGCTGTTCGTCAACGCGGCAAGGTGCATCCTCGACTTTTTCGACGCCGGCCGCGCGCTCGTGCCACGAGAACAGACGATGGCCATCATGCGGGTCCTCGACGCGACGCGGGCGCCCGAGGCCGCCTCCACGTGGCTGGATCTTGAGCCGCACTCGGGCTAG
- a CDS encoding Gfo/Idh/MocA family protein — protein sequence MLRLGIIGAGAIGEKHAEAAAAAGLQVAGVVDQNLDQAERLAVQHNAYAASDCESLWGDSSIQAVVIAVPNSLHRPLAVDAMRAGKDVLLEKPMGLTATDCDELVELAEDSGRILQVGYAHRFTSVGRAAKQCVLAGDLGQIYHAKAHLHLRRGIPGLGKWFTTKSLSGGGVLIDAGVHLIDLAQHLMGYPRTATVSGKAYSVFGVKMREYVYESMWAGPPDYQGTFDVDDHATALVTFEDGATLDLQVAWACNLPQASAPDSMFALLGDRGGVSFELFGDHLNLRTESEGRNTERRVELPEADRLVLQIEDFAGAVATRRYGTGATPTQARDVQSIVDLIYHSSDANQVVYA from the coding sequence ATGTTGCGTTTAGGGATCATTGGCGCCGGCGCGATCGGCGAGAAGCACGCCGAAGCGGCGGCCGCCGCCGGACTACAAGTAGCGGGGGTGGTCGACCAGAATCTCGACCAGGCCGAGCGGCTGGCCGTGCAACACAACGCGTACGCCGCCTCCGATTGTGAGTCGCTGTGGGGTGACTCATCGATCCAAGCGGTCGTAATCGCCGTCCCCAACAGCCTGCACCGCCCCTTAGCCGTGGACGCGATGCGCGCTGGAAAAGACGTCTTGCTCGAGAAGCCGATGGGGCTGACGGCCACCGATTGCGACGAACTCGTGGAGCTGGCCGAGGACTCCGGCCGCATCCTGCAGGTAGGCTACGCCCACCGATTCACCTCTGTGGGGAGGGCCGCTAAGCAGTGTGTTCTAGCGGGCGACTTGGGACAGATCTACCACGCCAAGGCCCACCTACACCTACGCCGCGGAATCCCCGGTCTGGGCAAATGGTTCACCACAAAGTCCCTGTCTGGCGGCGGGGTGCTGATTGATGCGGGAGTGCACCTCATCGACCTTGCGCAGCACCTGATGGGCTACCCGAGAACCGCCACCGTCAGTGGCAAAGCGTACTCGGTCTTCGGCGTGAAGATGAGAGAGTACGTCTACGAGTCGATGTGGGCCGGGCCTCCCGACTACCAAGGGACGTTCGATGTCGACGACCACGCCACCGCCCTAGTCACCTTCGAGGACGGCGCCACGCTCGACCTTCAGGTGGCCTGGGCGTGCAACCTGCCGCAGGCAAGTGCGCCGGACTCGATGTTCGCCCTGCTCGGAGATCGGGGCGGGGTTTCGTTCGAGCTGTTCGGCGACCACCTAAATTTGCGGACCGAGTCGGAGGGCCGGAACACCGAGCGCCGTGTCGAGCTACCTGAAGCCGATCGGCTCGTCCTCCAGATCGAAGACTTTGCCGGGGCGGTCGCGACGCGTCGGTACGGCACGGGCGCCACGCCAACGCAGGCAAGAGACGTGCAATCGATCGTCGACCTGATCTACCACTCAAGCGACGCCAATCAAGTGGTCTACGCCTAG
- a CDS encoding sodium:solute symporter family transporter — MSIQMHACQVLGYATAIDQLLVVLYLFATLVIGLLASRRFRSTACAEQDAAAGGANSEDAYFLAGRRVPGWMNGVSFAATALNADVGPTYCGFAVVVGLPIAFFYLPRFALGWMIAALLFAVRWRQLQIRTGPEFYSLRFSGRRTRFIRVYSALFAVAVNMAPWIGAGLLGVHKVFGPAFGIEDKATTLSIILPILIVYVWIGGFAGVVLTDVMQSLVMLIASAMLVVAVLWEHGGPSGLALAIEAARPADAADILSTWPVWGHRVLGPAVVLAWLIVPTVGRGGAVDLEGQRLFSCRSDRDAARMNIWGTLGLFTMLLLLTLPTLGLLAKQPWLYDARPGRREEAYSMLLGEYLPSGFFGIALAALLASVMSTISSHLSYGAQTLVNDVARQLIPDSRLLSPGSRGAVWVGRVLMLAVLGAGVTVAYYSESLIGIAIVLAGMYGATASVYWGQWWWWRVNFWSWLTAMVGGPCIYVLLGGISVFGHRMPGLLSSLTSWEETRATSESAAQGMDMLQAALSMALTCTAWVVATLITRPEPMPKLVAFYQQAKPMGFWNPVRERCLRENPQFRAPPRGILLRGMLAAAVGALTLIAGVLTASVWFVGRWAEGFLYMATAVAMAVWFSKLFDRQMQLLEADQQTLESRRT; from the coding sequence GTGTCCATCCAGATGCACGCCTGCCAGGTCCTCGGATACGCGACCGCCATCGACCAGCTGCTGGTCGTGCTGTACCTTTTCGCAACGCTAGTCATCGGTTTGCTTGCGAGTCGCAGATTCCGCAGCACGGCGTGCGCGGAGCAGGACGCTGCAGCCGGCGGCGCCAACAGCGAGGACGCGTACTTCCTCGCCGGGCGGCGGGTGCCGGGCTGGATGAACGGCGTGTCGTTCGCCGCGACCGCGTTGAACGCCGATGTCGGCCCCACGTACTGCGGCTTTGCGGTCGTAGTCGGACTGCCGATCGCGTTCTTCTACCTGCCCAGGTTCGCGCTCGGCTGGATGATCGCGGCGCTGCTGTTTGCAGTGCGCTGGAGGCAGCTCCAGATCCGCACCGGTCCCGAGTTCTACTCTCTCCGGTTCTCTGGGCGCCGGACGCGTTTCATCCGAGTCTATTCCGCGCTGTTCGCGGTGGCGGTAAACATGGCGCCTTGGATCGGGGCGGGGCTGCTAGGCGTTCACAAAGTCTTTGGCCCAGCGTTCGGCATCGAGGATAAGGCAACCACACTATCGATCATTCTCCCCATCTTGATCGTGTATGTGTGGATCGGTGGGTTCGCCGGCGTCGTGCTGACCGACGTCATGCAGTCGCTTGTGATGCTGATCGCTAGCGCGATGCTCGTTGTCGCCGTCTTGTGGGAGCACGGCGGTCCCTCTGGCCTTGCCCTGGCCATCGAAGCGGCCCGGCCCGCGGACGCCGCAGATATCCTCTCAACATGGCCGGTCTGGGGGCATCGCGTGCTCGGGCCGGCAGTAGTGCTCGCGTGGCTAATCGTGCCCACCGTCGGACGCGGAGGGGCCGTCGACCTCGAAGGGCAACGTCTCTTTTCCTGCCGGAGTGACCGTGACGCGGCCAGAATGAACATCTGGGGAACTCTTGGACTGTTCACAATGCTGCTGCTGCTGACGCTGCCCACGCTGGGGCTGCTCGCCAAACAGCCGTGGCTCTACGACGCGCGTCCAGGCCGCCGCGAGGAGGCATACTCGATGCTTCTCGGCGAGTACCTCCCGTCAGGATTCTTCGGCATAGCGCTGGCGGCTCTGCTGGCGAGTGTAATGTCAACGATTTCGAGTCACCTGAGCTACGGCGCTCAAACACTAGTTAACGATGTCGCCCGACAACTGATCCCTGACTCGCGACTGCTGTCGCCCGGCTCACGCGGCGCCGTTTGGGTTGGAAGGGTGCTGATGCTCGCGGTCCTTGGGGCGGGAGTCACCGTGGCCTACTACTCCGAATCGCTGATAGGCATCGCTATCGTTCTAGCTGGCATGTACGGCGCCACCGCGAGCGTGTATTGGGGCCAGTGGTGGTGGTGGCGGGTGAACTTCTGGAGCTGGTTGACGGCAATGGTTGGGGGGCCTTGTATCTACGTTCTCTTGGGCGGTATCTCTGTGTTTGGACACCGGATGCCCGGCCTATTAAGTAGCCTGACCTCCTGGGAAGAGACGCGCGCCACGAGCGAGTCGGCCGCGCAGGGAATGGACATGCTCCAGGCTGCGCTGAGCATGGCGCTGACGTGCACTGCGTGGGTGGTGGCGACGCTCATAACGCGACCCGAACCCATGCCCAAGCTGGTCGCCTTCTACCAACAGGCCAAACCGATGGGGTTCTGGAACCCCGTGAGAGAACGCTGCTTGCGAGAGAACCCACAATTTCGGGCGCCCCCTCGGGGCATTCTGCTGCGGGGCATGCTGGCGGCCGCCGTGGGCGCGTTGACGCTGATCGCGGGCGTGCTGACCGCCTCTGTATGGTTCGTGGGCCGCTGGGCCGAAGGATTCTTATACATGGCGACCGCCGTGGCGATGGCGGTTTGGTTTTCAAAGCTATTCGATCGCCAGATGCAGCTCCTCGAGGCCGACCAACAGACCCTCGAGTCGCGCCGGACCTAA
- a CDS encoding anhydro-N-acetylmuramic acid kinase translates to MRRCQPIRPYGQSMESPHRFAIGLLTTVTGDAVEAALIHSDGRDDIRPIGGVHLPCPQALHWGLLEATQNDLPITELGRLEQELTHHFGRAVEELRRAHPAEVNAAAAVGLDGHTVRRMPEEGVWLQIGNPWLLAELTGLPVVADFRRHDIAIGGQGAPLESMYHWALMAEEPRPALMINLGAVSSLTWLSPANEIIAGDVGPGLELLDEWVQEVAEAANDDGGQVSLRGEVHQQVVDYALEGRFFSRPLPRTPTRSDFEHIDVSGLEPEDGAATICAIIADAISLAVRQLPQAPEIAWVTGRGSRHPLLLERLGASIAELRNVDRRGLNPDTLEAECFAWLAIRYQRGLPVTTPETTGCREASCAGVSTARGPWS, encoded by the coding sequence GTGCGTCGCTGCCAGCCCATTCGCCCATACGGCCAGTCAATGGAATCGCCACATCGCTTCGCCATCGGGCTGTTGACCACTGTCACCGGCGACGCGGTGGAAGCGGCGCTCATTCACAGTGACGGTAGGGACGACATCCGACCAATCGGTGGCGTACATCTGCCGTGCCCTCAGGCTTTGCATTGGGGGCTGCTCGAGGCCACTCAGAACGACCTTCCGATTACCGAGCTAGGCCGGCTAGAGCAGGAGCTCACGCACCACTTCGGTCGAGCGGTGGAAGAGCTGCGTCGGGCTCACCCCGCGGAGGTTAACGCCGCCGCCGCGGTAGGGCTAGACGGGCACACCGTGCGCCGGATGCCAGAGGAAGGGGTTTGGCTGCAGATCGGCAATCCCTGGCTGCTAGCCGAACTCACGGGACTGCCGGTTGTAGCCGACTTCCGTCGCCACGATATCGCGATCGGCGGCCAAGGGGCGCCGCTAGAGTCGATGTACCACTGGGCCCTAATGGCCGAGGAGCCGCGGCCCGCTCTGATGATCAATTTGGGCGCCGTGAGCAGCCTCACTTGGCTGAGTCCGGCGAATGAAATCATCGCGGGCGATGTGGGTCCAGGGTTGGAGCTGCTGGACGAGTGGGTTCAGGAGGTCGCCGAAGCCGCCAACGACGATGGAGGCCAGGTCTCGCTGCGGGGTGAGGTGCACCAGCAAGTGGTTGACTACGCGCTGGAGGGTCGCTTCTTTTCCCGTCCGCTGCCCCGCACGCCGACCCGGTCCGACTTCGAACACATCGATGTCTCCGGATTGGAGCCGGAGGACGGCGCGGCTACCATCTGTGCGATTATCGCCGACGCCATCTCGCTAGCGGTCCGGCAACTCCCGCAAGCACCCGAGATAGCCTGGGTGACGGGCCGCGGCAGCCGCCATCCCTTGCTGTTGGAACGCCTCGGCGCGTCCATTGCCGAACTGCGCAACGTCGACCGACGGGGCCTAAACCCTGACACGCTCGAGGCGGAGTGCTTTGCCTGGCTAGCCATCCGCTATCAGCGCGGCCTACCCGTAACGACGCCGGAGACCACTGGCTGCCGCGAGGCGAGCTGTGCCGGAGTTTCAACGGCCCGTGGGCCATGGTCTTAG